From the Anoplopoma fimbria isolate UVic2021 breed Golden Eagle Sablefish chromosome 14, Afim_UVic_2022, whole genome shotgun sequence genome, one window contains:
- the xpo7 gene encoding exportin-7 produces the protein MKWRKMADHVQGLAQLEILCKQLYETTDTAVRHQAEKALVEFTNSPDCLSKCQLLLERGSSSYSQLLAATCLSKLVSRTSNPLPLEQRIDIRNYVLNYLATRPKLAAFVTQALIQLYARITKLGWFDCQKDDYVFRNVIADVTRFLQDSVEHCIIGVTILSQLTNEINQADTTHPLTKHRKIASSFRDSSLFDIFTLSCNLLKQASGKNLNLNDESQHGLLMQLLKLSYNCLNYDFIGTSTDESSDDLCTVQIPTSWRSAFLDSSTLQLFFNLYHSIPPSLSPLVLSCLVQIASVRRSLFNNAERAKFLSHLVDGVKRILANPQCLPDPNNYHEFCRLLARLKSNYQLGELVKVENYPEVIRLIANFTVTSLQHWEFAPNSVHYLLSLWQRLAASVPYVKATEPHLLETYTPEVTKAYITSRLESVHVILRDGLEDPLDDAGLVQQQLDQLSTIGRCEYEKTCALLVQLFDQAAQTYQELLQSTNSSAADITVQEGRLTWLVYIIGAVIGGRVSFASTDEQDAMDGELVCRVLQLMNLTDSRLAQAGNERLELAMLSFFEQFRKIYIGDQVQKSSKLYRRLSEVLGLNDETMVLSVFIGKIITNLKYWGQCEPITSKTLQLLNDLSLGYSSVRKLVKLSAVQFMLNNHTSEHFSFLGVNNQSNLSDMRCRTTFYTALGRLLMVDLGEDEDQFEQFMLPLTAAFETVAQMLSTNTFNEQEAKRTLVGLVRDLRGIAFAFNAKTSFMMLFDWIYPAYMPILQRAIELWYHDPACTTPVLKLMAELVHNRSQRLQFDVSSPNGILLFRETSKMITTYGNRILTLGEVPKDQVYGVKLKGVSVCFAMLKAVLSGNYVNFGVFRLYGDDALDNALQTFIKLLLSIPHSDLLDYPKLSQSFYSLLEVLTQDHMNFIASLEPHVVMYILSSISEGLTALDTMVCTGCCSSLDHIVTYLFKQLSRSTKKRPTPMATDDRFLHIMQQHPEMIQQMLSTVLNIIIFEDCRNQWSMSRPLLGLILLNEKYFADLRNSIVNSQPPEKQQAMHLCFENLMEGIERNLLTKNRDRFTQNLSVFRREVNDSMKNSTYGVNSNDMMS, from the exons ATGAAATGGAGAAAGATGGCGGATCATGTGCAG GGCCTCGCCCAGCTGGAGATCCTGTGTAAGCAGCTGTACGAGACCACCGACACCGCCGTCCGGCACCAGGCGGAGAAAGCTCTGGTGGAGTTCACCAACAGCCCCGACTGCCTCAGCAAGtgtcagctgctgctggagagaggCAGC TCCTCGTATTCTCAGCTGCTCGCAGCCACCTGTTTGTCTAAACTGGTTTCTCGAACCAGCAACCCTCTGCCCCTCGAGCAACGCATCGACATCC GGAACTATGTTCTGAACTATCTGGCCACGCGGCCAAAGCTAGCAGCCTTTGTGACTCAGGCTCTGATCCAGCTGTACGCCAGGATCACCAAGCTCGGCTGGTTCGACTGTCAGAAGGACGACTACGTGTTCAGGAACGTGATCGCCGACGTCACGCGCTTcctacag GACAGCGTTGAACACTGCATCATCGGGGTCACCATCCTGTCCCAGCTGACCAACGAGATCAATCAG GCCGACACCACACATCCTCTGACCAAACACAGGAAGATCGCCTCGTCGTTTAGAGACTCGTCACTTTTTGACATCTTCACTCTTTCCTGTAATCTCCTCAAACAG GCTTCGGGGaagaacctgaacctgaacgaTGAGTCTCAACACGGTCTTCTGATGCAGCTTCTCAAACTGAGCTACAACTGTCTGAACTACGACTTCATAGGAACGTCTACAGACGAGTCCTCAGACGACCTCTGCACCGTTCAGATCCCCACCTCATGGAGATCAG CGTTCCTCGATTCCTCCACACTGCAGCTCTTTTTCAATTTATATCATTCCATCCCTCCGTCCCTCTCTCCGCTG gtgttgtCATGTCTAGTCCAGATTGCCTCGGTCCGGAGGTCTCTCTTCAACAACGCAGAGCGAGCAAAGTTCCTCTCTCACCTGGTGGACGGAGTGAAGAGGATACTGGCCAACCCTCAG tgtttgccGGATCCCAATAACTACCACGAGTTCTGCCGCCTGCTGGCGAGGCTGAAGAGTAACTACCAGCTGGGTGAGCTGGTCAAAGTAGAGAACTACCCCGAAGTGATTCGCCTCATCGCCAACTTCACCGTCACCAGTCTGCAG CACTGGGAGTTTGCCCCTAACAGTGTCCACTACCTGTTGAGTCTGTGGCAGCGTCTGGCGGCGTCGGTTCCGTACGTTAAAGCGACGGAGCCTCACCTGTTGGAGACGTACACACCTGAGGTCACTAAGGCCTACATCACCTCCCGGCTGGAGTCGGTCCACGTCATCCTCAG AGACGGGCTAGAGGACCCTCTGGACGACGCCGGTCTGGTCCAGCAGCAGTTGGACCAGCTGTCCACCATCGGGAGGTGTGAGTACGAGAAGACGTGCGCTCTGCTGGTGCAGCTGTTCGACCAGGCGGCTCAGACCTaccaggagctgctgcagtcCACCAACTCCAGCGCCGCAGACATCACGGTGCAGGAGG GTCGGCTGACGTGGCTGGTTTATATCATCGGGGCCGTCATCGGTGGACGGGTGTCGTTTGCGAGTACAGACGAGCAGGACGCCATGGACGGAGAGTTAGTCTGTCG GGTGCTCCAGCTGATGAACCTCACCGACTCTCGGCTCGCTCAGGCCGGTAACGAGCGTCTGGAGCTCGCCATGCTCAGCTTCTTTGAGCAGTTCAGGAAGATCTACATCGGAGACCAGGTGCAGAAATCCTCAAAG cttTATCGACGACTATCAGAAGTTCTGGGGTTGAATGACGAGACGATGGTCCTCAGTGTGTTCATAGGGAAGAT CATCACTAACCTGAAGTACTGGGGTCAGTGTGAACCCATCACCTCCAAGACGCTCCAGCTGCTCAACGACCTCTCGTTGGG GTACAGCAGCGTGAGGAAGCTGGTGAAGCTCAGCGCCGTCCAGTTCATGTTGAATAACCACACG AGCGAACACTTCTCCTTCCTCGGGGTCAACAACCAGTCCAACCTCAGCGACATGAGGTGTCGTACCACCTTCTACACGGCTCTGGGGCGCCTCCTGATGGTCGACCtgg gagaggACGAGGACCAGTTTGAACAGTTCATGCTTCCTCTGACGGCTGCGTTTGAAACTGTGGCTCAGATGCTGAGCACAAACACCTTCAACGAGCAGGAAGCcaag AGGACTCTGGTGGGTTTGGTCCGAGACCTGAGGGGCATCGCCTTCGCCTTCAACGCCAAGACGAGCTTCATGATGCTGTTTGACTGGAT ATATCCAGCCTACATGCCCATCCTGCAGAGAGCCATCGAGCTCTGGTACCACGACCCAGCATGCACCACTCCGGTCCTCAAGCTGATGGCAGAGCTGGTCCACAACAG ATCTCAGAGGCTTCAGTTCGACGTGTCGTCGCCGAACGGCATCCTGCTGTTCAGAGAAACCAGCAAGATGATCACGACTTACG GAAACCGGATCCTGACTCTGGGAGAAGTCCCTAAGGACCAGGTTTACGGCGTGAAGCTGAAGGGGGTCAGCGTTTGCTTCGCCATGCTGAAGGCGGTGCTCAGCGGAAACTACGTCAACTTCGGGGTGTTCCGTCTCTATGGCGACGACGCTCTGGACAACGCCTTACAGACCTTCATCAAACTGCTGCTGTCCATCCCACACAGTGACCTGCTG GACTACCCTAAGCTCAGCCAGTCCTTCTACTCTCTGCTGGAGGTTCTGACTCAGGACCACATGAACTTCATCGCCAGTCTGGAGCCTCACGTGGTCATGTACATCCTGTCCTCCATATCAGAGGGGCTCACGGCGCTCG ATACGATGGTGTGCACAGGATGCTGCTCCAGTCTGGACCACATAGTCACCTACCTGTTCAAGCAGCTGTCCCGCTCCACAAAGAAGAGACCCACTCCCATGGCCACCGACGACCGCTTCCTCCACATCATGCAGCAGCACCCGGAGATGATCCAGCAG ATGCTGTCCACGGTGTTGAACATCATCATCTTTGAGGACTGTAGGAACCAGTGGTCCATGTCTCGTCCTCTGCTCGGCCTCATCCTGCTCAACGAGAAG taCTTTGCCGACCTGAGGAACAGCATCGTGAACAGTCAGCCTCCAGAGAAGCAGCAGGCGATGCACTTATGTTTTGAGAACCTGATGGAGGGAATCGAACGGAATCTACTAACGAAGAACCGGGACAG gtTCACTCAGAACCTGTCTGTCTTCAGGAGGGAGGTGAACGACAGCATGAAGAACTCGACGTACGGCGTCAACAGCAACGACATGATGAGCTGA
- the pbdc1 gene encoding protein PBDC1, whose protein sequence is MADSSLSSLGVEGATAAAHALSLPADAYGNDPRLEVMWAMKAYNHAEVYFNLISSVDPKFLKLTKLDDQIYSIFRETFKSLDIKLLKPDDLKSDEAKEVWRPFCNQFEGLIEDFNYGTLLRLDCEKDYTEENTIFATRTQFFAVEIARNREGFNNVVFMSKSTKS, encoded by the exons ATGGCGGACAGCTCGCTGTCGTCTCTG GGAGTGGAGGGCGCCACAGCAGCTGCGCATGCGCTGTCTCTACCAGCTGACGCGTATGGAAATGAT CCGCGGCTCGAGGTCATGTGGGCGATGAAGGCCTACAACCACGCAGAGGTCTACTTCAAT CTCATTTCTTCAGTTGATCCAAAGTTCCTGAAACTGACGAAGCTGGACGATCAAATCTACTCGATCTTCAGAGAAACGTTCAAGAGTCTCGACATCAAGCTGCTGAAACCCGACGACCTGAAGTCTGACGAGGCCAAAGAG gTGTGGCGTCCGTTCTGTAACCAGTTTGAAGGACTCATCGAAGATTTCAACTACGGCACTCTGCTTCGCCTGGACTGTGAGAAGGATTACACGGAGGAGAATACTATATTTG cCACCAGGACTCAGTTCTTTGCTGTTGAAATCGCTCGCAACAGAGAAGGTTTCAACAACGTAGTGTTCATGTCAAAATCCACAAAGAGCTAG